In the Arachis ipaensis cultivar K30076 chromosome B04, Araip1.1, whole genome shotgun sequence genome, tgtTTTAATNNNNNNNNNNNNNNNNNNNNNNNNNNNNNNNNNNNNNNNNNNNNNNNNNNNNNNNNNNNNNNNNNNNNNNNNNNNNNNNNNNNNNNNNNNNNNNNNNNNNNNNNNNNNNNNNNNNNNNNNNNNNNNNNNNNNNNNNNNNNNNNNNNNNNNNNNNNNNNNNNNNNNNNNNNNNNNNNNNNNNNNNNNNNNNNNNNNNNNNNNNNNNNNNNNNNNNNNNNNNNNNNNNNNNNNNNNNNNNNNNNNNNNNNNNNNNNNNNNNNNNNNNNNNNNNNNNNNNNNNNNNNNNNNNNNNNNNNNNNNNNNNNNNNNNNNNNNNNNNNNNNNNNNNNNNNNNNNNNNNNNNNNNNNNNNNNNNNNNNNNNNNNNNNNNNNNNNNNNNNNNNNNNNNNNNNNNNNNNNNNNNNNNNNNNNNNNNNNNNNNNNNNNNNNNNNNNNNNNNNNNNNNNNNNNNNNNNNNNNNNNNNNNNNNNNNNNNNNNNNNNNNNNNNNNNNNNNNNNNNNNNNNNNNNNNNGAAGATACGGTTTAATTGATGAGTCTTAATAAGCATGCATCATCTAATTAATCAGGAATCACAAAATCTAATCTAGTGATAATATAGATTTAGTGTCATTTTATGCAATCTTTTTTAGAAAAAGTCTAGGGATCagttctggccagcatgtaactagcaaagaaaagtgagttatCGTATGAAATTCcaaaccaatctcacaccattgaaaccattattgatggctatttgatagctacaaattacaaaaattgctgacccctagcattcctctattttttttattagatttgCACCATTGAATTACTTGGTGCATCATCACCGATTACATCAACAGGTTGGTCACTTTTTCTGGTAAAAAGAAACTCAACATCAATATTATTGGCAGAGTATAATGTAGTTCAATACATGAAAGAAAATCAACAAAGTAGACAATTTAAGAGTAAATAAACACACAGTTACTTAAGTGGTTTCTATGATGATTCGCTCCACAATAAAACATAATCAAGATTCCTAAACGTCACCTTTTGAAATCATCTTATTTGTGAACATGATTAAATTTTTACTAATCCAAAATGAATATATGTTGGCAAAGAGTATAAACCAATCGAGTTTCGTCATGATGTTGAAACTCTAGAAGAATATAATCCAGcactattaataattaatttgataTCTTCTAATAATAAATAGTAGTGAAAAAAAAACTGCGACAAATTAGTATTTAGTCTGCCGGAAGAGGAGATACagtagaaaacaaaagaaaatagcagTAAAAAATACGCATATTAAATTCACGGACAAGAACAATCTTGTTTCCTTCGTATATTAGAAAAAATGGTCATGTATTTACTGTCAAAATGgttaaaagaaatttgaatgaGTATACGTGTGTACATATTGTGATATCTTGAAGGGGAAAGAAATACACgaaaaggaaaaaatgaaacaaaatgaaaaaaaaaaagaaacatttaCAACTAGCTAGACACACATAATTGGCGTCTTTTAATTTGTGTCAGTGTCATGAGCCGTCTACATGAAAAAGATTCTTCCAATAAGTGATGACACCTCACTCACACACACACTCTTTGAATAAACACGTATTGGCCTCTATCTCTAATCTCTATATAAACCTCTCTCACCTTCACCACCTCCTCACAACTCAACACTCActcctttctctctcttattCATTCCTTTCTTTAAGCTTTGTTTCTTCAATTCTTTCCAAATGGCCAGTGTTGAGGTAAATTAAAAACATACACACAGTTTCTGATCTCTTTCTTGTACTAGATACCCTACTTTTCTCTACTTTTGTACAGGAACATCATGGAAAATTAATTAACTAACCAAATATTTCTATTGTTCTATATATCTTTAATTATATTGTCAATGTTAATTAATTAGTTCTGACGATCGACCAATCAGTTTTATTTTTCTGATGTGCGAATATGGGATCAACAAAATAATACGGAATATTGATCACGCGTTAACAGTAATCAAGACACTTTACtacttttgttttctattttatttttttatttcccgTTGGTTGTTTTTTCTAACTATACTTTATTGTTCTTGTTATATATTTTTCTCATATACACACACATAAACCAATATAAAAACTAAGTGGATGGTCATGATTAAGCAGCTTAAATCAGATCAACGTGTTGCATTCATAGGCTTCATGATCAGGAACGATTTTCCACTAGATCCATGATCTCGATTTCTTTCCTGGTCacgaatttaatttattatttttaatcaagTTGCATGTATCCAAGGTAACAAGATAATCGAACAAGTAGGGTTGAACCTACATctactattaataaaaaataatctaggtaacaatGATAATTCAAAGCATGACATGAATGGATGGATGTTGTGCGCAGGTAGCACAACAAGCACCAGTGCAAGAAAGCAAACCAACCGAGGTTGAGGTTGAGGTTCAGGAGGCAGCACCAGCTGAACAACCAGCCACCGAGGCCGAGGCCCCGGAGGCTCCAGCAACAGAAGCACCGAAGGAAGAAACCAGCGAGGAAGCAAAAGAAGCGGAGGCTCCGGCAGTTTCAGTTGATGAGGTTGAGAGCAAGGAAGAAGTAGTAACAGAGGAAGCGAAGAAGAGTGATGAGGCAGAGACAGCAGAGGAAAAAGCTGAAGAAGCCAGTGAAGAGAAAGCAGCAGAGGAGCCAAAAGCAACTGAAACGGCAGTAACgacagaagaagaaaaagaagaagaagcagctccgGTGGAAGAGAAGAAAGCAGATGAGGCAGCAGTGGAAGCAGAACCGGAAGTTGCTATTGAGAAGGCTGAAGCTTAATTACACCAGAGTTGGTTGTTGGAATCGGGTCTACCTTTTCTTCTTTGCATCTTGAGGTTGGaaagttcttttcttttttcttttttatgttaTA is a window encoding:
- the LOC107638690 gene encoding uncharacterized protein LOC107638690 isoform X2, with the translated sequence MASVEVAQQAPVQESKPTEVEVEVQEAAPAEQPATEAEAPEAPATEAPKEETSEEAKEAEAPAVSVDEVESKEEVVTEEAKKSDEAETAEEKAEEASEEKAAEEPKATETAVTTEEEKEEEAAPVEEKKADEAAVEAEPEVAIEKAEA
- the LOC107638690 gene encoding uncharacterized protein LOC107638690 isoform X1, producing the protein MCEYGINKIIRNIDHALTVAQQAPVQESKPTEVEVEVQEAAPAEQPATEAEAPEAPATEAPKEETSEEAKEAEAPAVSVDEVESKEEVVTEEAKKSDEAETAEEKAEEASEEKAAEEPKATETAVTTEEEKEEEAAPVEEKKADEAAVEAEPEVAIEKAEA